CGACACCCACTAAAGAGGCATACTCTTCTCGCGTGAGCTGCACATCTAAAAAAGAACCTATCTCATCTGCACCATGGAAGTCTTGATAGAGATTCAGAAGAATGAAGGCTAAACGCCCCTTGCTGTTCTTGTGAGCTAGAGCATGGGCCACTTCTTGCGCCTCTTTCATCTCTTCATCCCAGCGGCGAACCATATTCAGAGCCAAAACACGATCTTTAAGTAAAAGATCTTGGAAGAGATCATCACTGATCAGGCAGATCACTGCATCTTCGATCACAACAGCCGTAGTCGCATAACCCGTCTTATTTAAGAAACCCACCCCACCGATCACATCCCCAGGTTTAGCAATACGCATGATAGTTTCGCGCCCATCCACAGTGCCTTTGATCAATTTGACTTTACCTGAATTTATACAGAATAGACCATGATGAGGATGACCCTCAATAAAAATGGTCTGCCCTTTTTTATACTGACGAGAGTGCTTCTCATCATTCATACTCTTAAAGGACTCGTCGTTAAGGCCCTTAAAGACGCTTTTAGCAACTGCAGAACAGCCTGCAGGCGTATTGCATGAACCACATAAAAGAGAGGGTTTTTGACCGTAAGACATTGTCTGATAAATATCATGTTTTAAACTGCAAAACAACATAACTTCAGTCGTCATAAACCATTAAAATGTCTGCAAACCCTCCCTCCCCTTTGCGAGTAAATATGGATCCGACACATGCGCCTACAGCCATTCAAAATTACATTTATCGCGTGGATGGGGTCAGCTGCACTAAGTGCATTGCTAAAATTCGCGAGCTGTCCAAATCTGATTTTAAAATTGAAAATCTAAAATTTAACTTAGCCAATAAAACCCTCACTCTTGATGCGCCTGAAACTTTTGCTGGTGAGACGTATGTTCTGGCTTTAAAAAAATTAGGTTATGTTGCCAAGGACATCACCACTTCCGAACTGCATGAAACTTCAGACTATCACAAAGAAAATAAACTATTTTTGATTCGTTTAGGTGTAGCTGGGGCATGTGCGGGAAATATTATGCTCTTAAGTTTTGCACTATACCTAGGAGCTGAAGAGACCGTGTACGCAGGACCACTGTCGTGGTTGTCTTTTGTGTTTTATATTCCTGCACTTCTCTTTAGTGGATACCCGATCCTACACAGAAGCTTTTCCGCACTTAAAAATCTTACTCCTTCCGTGGACCTTCCCATTGCTTTGGCTCTACTTGTCGGTGGAGCATTAAGTTTTAAAAATCTGGTGCAAGGTAACCCCAATATTTATTTTGATTCCTTAGCGGGGTTGATCTTTTTTCTACTGTGCACTCGTTACCTTGTGTTTCAAATTAAAAATAAGTTTTTAACACCACTTTCGATGGCAGAGATCCTCCCCTCAAAAACCACACGTCTTAAAAAGGCAGGGCAAACTGAATTTATCAGCGCCGACATCACAAGTATTGAGCCTAAGGATCACATTGATCTACAGGCCCAATGTATTTTACCTGTAGATGGAATTTTACTCAGTGATAAGGCCGAGTTTGACACTTCACTTCTGACTGGTGAGTCTTTTCCCGTCACATTGCAAAAATTTGATCGAGTCTATTCAGGTTCTAAGCTTCTTTCTTCTTCAGCGTTGATCGAAGCTCAGTCCACATCTAAGACCTCACGCATTCATGAAATTTTTGAACGGCTCAATGCCGCTCTTACACAAAAGACAGAGCTTGTGACCTTTACAGATAAGGCTGCACAAATTTTAACGTATGTACTTCTTGGAACCTCCGCATTATTTTTAACTTTTTACTCTGGTGTCGGTTTTGATGAAAAACTTCACCGCGTTCTAGCTCTACTTGTGGTGGCCTGTCCTTGTGCTTTAGCCATTGCCACTCCTCTGGCTTTATCTTTAGGGGTGAAAAGGCTGTTTCACAAAGACATTTTGATCAAAAATCCTGACACCTTTGAAAAGATCAATCACACAAGACATGTGATCTTTGATAAGACAGGAACCCTGACTCAGTCTTCTTTGGAAGTCACCCAGTGGCATCCCCGTAGACCTACACAAGAGGAACAAGACATTATTTTTGCTCTTGAACGTCATAGCGAACATCCCGTGGCCAAAGCCTTACTGCGAAGTGTGAATCCACAAAATATAGAACTGACTCTGAATGTGGCCGAGCGAATTGGAGAAGGAGTCAAGGCCCAAGTAAAAGACGACATTTACTCACTAGAAAAGAGTCATGAGCAACAAGGGCAAGTTGTGTTCACTAAGAACCGCGTTCCTGTACTTCACATTAGTTTTTCTTCTACGTTGCAAGAAGATGCCAAGTTGGCTTTAGACTTCTTACAATCTAAGAACATCCAAAGTTATTTGCTGTCTGGAGACAATCAAAAATTTTCTGCACAGATTGGCGGGCAACTGGGATTTGAACCCCAAAACATTATCTATGACCAGACGCCAGAATCCAAAGCGGACTTTGTCGAAGGGTTTAAATCTCGACATGTGCTTTATGTGGGCGATGGTCTTAATGATAGCATTGCCATGGCCAAGTCTAATTTAAGTATTTCTGTGAATAACAGTGTTGAGGCCACCTTTAAGGCGTCTGATGTTCATTTTAATAAATCTGGGATCGCTAAGATCATTCCACTTTTTGAAGTTTCAAGGGACGTACTTCAAACCATCAAAAGAAACCTTATGCTTTCTACATTATACAACCTCACCTTTGGCACACTGGCTTTATCTGGAGTCATTACCCCTCTTCTGACGGCTATCATTATGCCCACAAGTTCTTTTACTGTAATTGGTCTGACCTTTTATTTTTTATATTTAAAACACCCACAAACAAGTGAGTTAAAATGAATATCTTAATTATGACTATTCCTATCTCTATTTTGTTAGCCACTCTGTTTATCTTGTTTTTCATCAAAGCCGTAAGATCAGAACAGTTTGATGACTTAGAAACTCCAGCACATATTGTTTTACTCGATGAGATCGAGAAAGAAAATGAACAACGCTACAAAAAAGAACTGGAACGCATAACAGAAGACAAAGAAGCCAAGATATAAAAAAAGCGTTTAGAGTTTAGGTTTTGGGGATTGAGGTTTGAAGTTTGGGGCTTTAAATTTTTGGGAGTTACGTTTTTTAAAATTTTGAATGAGTATTAAAAGTTAGAATTAGATAGCAACGTCAAACAGAAAAAGAGGCAATAAACAATGACTGAAAACGACAAGAATTATTACGATAATAAAATCGTGAGAGACTTCGCATTTGCGACCCTATTTTGGGGAATCATCGCATTTACAGTGGGACTGCTAGCGGCTTTGCAACTCAGCTACTGGAAGTTTAACTTTGATCTCGAATGGCTGACCTTTGGTAGGATTAGACCCCTACACACCAACGCGGCTATTTTTGCCTTCGCAGGTAATGCCATCTTTGCAGGGATTTACCACTCCACGCAAAGACTCTGTCGAGTACGTATGTTCTCTGATGTCTTAAGTCGTATTCACTTTTGGGGTTGGCAGGCTATCATCGTTGGAGCAGCAATCACTCTTCCTCTAGGTTTTACTCAAAGTAAAGAGTATGCCGAACTGGAATGGCCTCTGGACATCTCTATCGCTTTGATCTGGGTGATCTTTGGACTTAACTTCTTTATGACCTTAAAAAATCGTAAGGAAAAACATATCTATGTGGCCCTCTGGTTTTATATTGCCACTATCATCACTGTAGCGGTTTTACATATCTTTAACTCCATCGAAATTCCAGTGAGTATGCTTAACAGCTATCCCGTGTATGCGGGAATTCAAGATGCGATGGTGCAATGGTGGTATGGACACAACGCCGTGGCCTTCTTCTTGACCACACCATTTTTAGGACTCATGTACTACTATATTCCTAAAGCCGCAGAACGCCCTGTGTACTCATATAAACTATCTATCATTCACTTTTGGGCTTTAATTTTTATTTACATCTGGGCAGGTCCTCACCATCTGTTAAACACATCTTTGCCTGATTGGGCACAGACCTTGGGTATGGTTTTCAGTGTGATGTTATGGGCTCCAAGTTGGGGTGGAATGATCAACGGTCTTCTAACTTTAAGAGGTGCGTGGCATCTTTTAAGAACCAGTCCTGTGATTAAGTTCTTGGTGACTGCTGTGACTTTCTACGGGATGGCCACATTTGAAGGCCCACTGCTTTCTATTAAATCTGTCAGTTCGTTAGCTCACTACACCGACTGGATTGTGGCTCACGTTCATGGTGGGGCTTTGGGATGGAACGGGTTTCTGACTTTTGGGATGCTTTAT
The genomic region above belongs to Pseudobdellovibrionaceae bacterium and contains:
- a CDS encoding Crp/Fnr family transcriptional regulator encodes the protein MTTEVMLFCSLKHDIYQTMSYGQKPSLLCGSCNTPAGCSAVAKSVFKGLNDESFKSMNDEKHSRQYKKGQTIFIEGHPHHGLFCINSGKVKLIKGTVDGRETIMRIAKPGDVIGGVGFLNKTGYATTAVVIEDAVICLISDDLFQDLLLKDRVLALNMVRRWDEEMKEAQEVAHALAHKNSKGRLAFILLNLYQDFHGADEIGSFLDVQLTREEYASLVGVAVENVIRCFAELKRDVILSENKKRIYIQDLSRLQEAAQR
- a CDS encoding heavy metal translocating P-type ATPase is translated as MDPTHAPTAIQNYIYRVDGVSCTKCIAKIRELSKSDFKIENLKFNLANKTLTLDAPETFAGETYVLALKKLGYVAKDITTSELHETSDYHKENKLFLIRLGVAGACAGNIMLLSFALYLGAEETVYAGPLSWLSFVFYIPALLFSGYPILHRSFSALKNLTPSVDLPIALALLVGGALSFKNLVQGNPNIYFDSLAGLIFFLLCTRYLVFQIKNKFLTPLSMAEILPSKTTRLKKAGQTEFISADITSIEPKDHIDLQAQCILPVDGILLSDKAEFDTSLLTGESFPVTLQKFDRVYSGSKLLSSSALIEAQSTSKTSRIHEIFERLNAALTQKTELVTFTDKAAQILTYVLLGTSALFLTFYSGVGFDEKLHRVLALLVVACPCALAIATPLALSLGVKRLFHKDILIKNPDTFEKINHTRHVIFDKTGTLTQSSLEVTQWHPRRPTQEEQDIIFALERHSEHPVAKALLRSVNPQNIELTLNVAERIGEGVKAQVKDDIYSLEKSHEQQGQVVFTKNRVPVLHISFSSTLQEDAKLALDFLQSKNIQSYLLSGDNQKFSAQIGGQLGFEPQNIIYDQTPESKADFVEGFKSRHVLYVGDGLNDSIAMAKSNLSISVNNSVEATFKASDVHFNKSGIAKIIPLFEVSRDVLQTIKRNLMLSTLYNLTFGTLALSGVITPLLTAIIMPTSSFTVIGLTFYFLYLKHPQTSELK
- the ccoS gene encoding cbb3-type cytochrome oxidase assembly protein CcoS, which gives rise to MNILIMTIPISILLATLFILFFIKAVRSEQFDDLETPAHIVLLDEIEKENEQRYKKELERITEDKEAKI
- the ccoN gene encoding cytochrome-c oxidase, cbb3-type subunit I, giving the protein MTENDKNYYDNKIVRDFAFATLFWGIIAFTVGLLAALQLSYWKFNFDLEWLTFGRIRPLHTNAAIFAFAGNAIFAGIYHSTQRLCRVRMFSDVLSRIHFWGWQAIIVGAAITLPLGFTQSKEYAELEWPLDISIALIWVIFGLNFFMTLKNRKEKHIYVALWFYIATIITVAVLHIFNSIEIPVSMLNSYPVYAGIQDAMVQWWYGHNAVAFFLTTPFLGLMYYYIPKAAERPVYSYKLSIIHFWALIFIYIWAGPHHLLNTSLPDWAQTLGMVFSVMLWAPSWGGMINGLLTLRGAWHLLRTSPVIKFLVTAVTFYGMATFEGPLLSIKSVSSLAHYTDWIVAHVHGGALGWNGFLTFGMLYYMIPKLYNTKLYSEKLANIHFWVGLLGILLYYISMTVAGITQGLMWRAINDQGKLVYPDFVETVTRIVPLYYVRAAGGVLFIIGTVLMIYNMVCTIRNSKGLADDPVAEPLEKRESTGEHKSSGHRRLEGAVLTFSVLSFVAIAVGSVIEIVPTLSLHKYVDEKVQAEPYTPLELAGRDIYVREGCYTCHSQQIRTLPFDVLRFGPASSVAESMYDRPFQWGSKRIGPDLARVGKKYPHIWHYRHMRDPREVISDSLMPSYPWLLNKKTDFYSLRRKLSVMKYLGVPYDQDTVANADIVAEKQARELSYELREQGITASALEQKEIVALIAYLQALGQKVTPIDSVASEGEQK